One Dromiciops gliroides isolate mDroGli1 chromosome 3, mDroGli1.pri, whole genome shotgun sequence DNA segment encodes these proteins:
- the LOC122751447 gene encoding carbonyl reductase [NADPH] 1-like, with protein MSSCSRVAVVTGSNKGIGFAIVRDLCKKFSGDVILTSRDLTRGQEAVKKLKEEGLNALFHQLDIDDLQSIRTLRDFLKERYGGVDVLVNNAGMAFKVADTTPFPIQAEVTMKTNFFGTRNVSAELLPLIKPQGRVVNVSSVVSVRSLQKCSPELQQKFRSDTITEEELVGLMEKFVEDTKKGVHEKEGWPNTAYGVSKIGVTVLSRIHARQLNEKRKGDNILLNACCPGWVRTDMAGPKATKSPEEGAETPVYLALLPPNVTEPHGQFVSEKKVEKW; from the exons ATGTCTTCCTGCAGCCGCGTGGCCGTGGTGACCGGGAGTAACAAGGGGATCGGCTTTGCCATAGTGCGCGATCTCTGCAAGAAATTCTCCGGGGATGTGATTCTCACCTCCAGGGATCTTACCCGGGGCCAGGAGGCTGTGAAGAAGCTGAAGGAGGAGGGACTGAACGCCCTTTTCCACCAGCTGGACATTGATGACCTGCAGAGCATTCGGACCCTGAGAGATTTTCTCAAGGAGCGGTACGGGGGTGTGGATGTGCTGGTCAACAATGCTGGAATGGCCTTCAAAG ttgctgATACCACACCTTTTCCCATTCAAGCTGAGGTGACAATGAAAACCAACTTTTTTGGCACCAGAAATGTTTCTGCAGAATTACTGCCTCTGATAAAGCCCCAAG GTAGAGTGGTGAACGTCTCTAGTGTGGTGAGTGTACGTTCTCTTCAAAAGTGCAGCCCAGAATTACAGCAGAAGTTTAGGAGTGACACAATCACAGAGGAAGAGTTGGTGGGGCTCATGGAAAAGTTTGtggaagatacaaagaagggAGTGCATGAGAAGGAAGGTTGGCCCAACACTGCTTATGGAGTGTCCAAGATTGGAGTTACTGTCTTGTCTAGGATCCATGCCAGACAACTGAATGAGAAGAGGAAAGGTGATAATATTCTTCTGAATGCCTGCTGCCCAGGATGGGTGAGAACCGACATGGCAGGACCCAAGGCTACCAAAAGTCCAGAAGAAGGAGCTGAAACCCCAGTTTATTTGGCTCTTTTACCCCCAAATGTTACAGAACCTCATGGCCAGTTTGTATCAGAGAAAAAGGTTGAAAAATGGTAA